One segment of Gammaproteobacteria bacterium DNA contains the following:
- the tssH gene encoding type VI secretion system ATPase TssH codes for MSALDLRALISKLNPYTRKTVEAALGVCVSRNHYEVLIEHYLAQCLDDDNSDITLLLRHYDVDLSTFKRGITHILEKQKSENRSQPVFSRLFVELLQEAWLMASVEKTATQLRGAAIFAALVLNADRYAPDAYYDILKQIPVDDLRRHYLDYVGASKEGGGAVRGESGAPMPEGGGAAMQQFAINFTQQARDGKIDPVFGREVEIRQMIDILSRRRKNNPIVVGEAGVGKTAVVEGLALKIVNGDVPEVLRNVEIYGLDIGLLQAGASVKGAFEERLKAFIDEVKSSAVPVITFIDEAHTLIGAGGPSGGSDAANLLKPALARGELRTIAATTWSEYKKYFEKDAALARRFQVVRVEEPDIDGATLIMRGLRANYEKAHGVYVRDDAVVATAELAARYISGRQLPDKSVDLLDTACARVKISISARPEQLDDLYKEKEALLREINALKRDTENDQQVSTSSLNSAQEQLATIDDGIASLEDRWQKEKAQVSEIINLRQQISALQKTPVADSNQKGEASTQTEVAQTSSSDQRDVQQLRKALVEKEAALRQLQGQHPLIHYQVTPAVVERVVSDWTGIPVGNMVQDEAKAILELDARLQQRIKGQDHALARIAEAIRASKSGLANPKTPIGVFLLVGPSGVGKTETGLAIAEQLFGGERFTVSVNMSEFQEKHTVSRLIGSPPGYVGYGEGGVLTEAVRQRPYSVVLLDEVEKADPEVMNLFYQVFDKGVLSDGEGRVIDFKNTIILLTSNLATDEIMEMTDPELPPPYETVMENIRPTLSKHFKPALLARMDVIPYFPIGRDAMRDIVAIKLNVLKKRLQNTRQIKLDYHDRVLDQIVQRCTEVDTGARNIDYIVNHNLMPRISTQILQQFAGGGSVSRLQIDVDKKGDFSLSFLDESKPGKRKSQKKKEAAPELA; via the coding sequence ATGTCAGCACTCGATTTGCGCGCCCTGATTAGCAAACTCAATCCGTATACACGTAAGACAGTGGAAGCAGCGCTTGGTGTCTGTGTTTCGCGCAATCATTATGAAGTATTGATCGAACACTATCTCGCGCAATGCCTGGATGATGATAATAGCGACATCACCTTGTTACTCCGTCATTATGATGTTGATCTCAGTACCTTCAAGCGCGGTATCACGCACATACTGGAAAAACAAAAAAGTGAAAACCGCAGTCAGCCGGTTTTTTCCCGTCTATTTGTCGAGTTATTGCAGGAAGCATGGCTTATGGCGTCAGTGGAAAAAACCGCCACGCAGTTGCGTGGTGCGGCAATTTTCGCGGCCCTGGTATTGAACGCTGATCGGTACGCGCCGGATGCCTATTACGACATACTCAAACAAATTCCTGTGGATGATTTGCGACGGCACTATCTGGATTATGTTGGCGCCTCCAAAGAGGGTGGTGGTGCAGTGCGTGGCGAATCTGGTGCGCCGATGCCTGAGGGCGGCGGTGCGGCGATGCAGCAGTTTGCGATCAATTTTACCCAACAGGCACGAGATGGAAAGATAGATCCTGTATTCGGGCGTGAAGTCGAAATTCGCCAGATGATAGACATACTCAGTCGCCGCCGCAAAAACAATCCAATCGTTGTCGGAGAAGCCGGTGTGGGTAAAACGGCAGTGGTCGAGGGTCTTGCGCTGAAGATAGTAAACGGTGATGTTCCTGAGGTTTTACGCAATGTCGAAATCTATGGTCTTGATATTGGGCTGTTGCAGGCCGGTGCGAGTGTAAAAGGTGCGTTCGAAGAAAGACTCAAGGCGTTTATTGATGAAGTGAAATCATCTGCTGTACCGGTTATAACTTTCATCGACGAGGCGCATACCTTGATCGGTGCCGGTGGTCCGTCTGGCGGTAGTGACGCCGCAAATCTACTAAAGCCCGCTCTGGCCCGTGGCGAACTGCGTACCATCGCCGCGACGACGTGGTCGGAATATAAAAAATATTTCGAGAAAGATGCGGCACTGGCGCGACGTTTCCAGGTTGTTCGCGTAGAAGAACCGGATATCGATGGGGCCACTCTGATTATGCGCGGACTACGCGCGAACTACGAAAAGGCGCATGGTGTTTACGTGCGTGATGATGCCGTGGTGGCGACCGCAGAATTGGCTGCCCGCTATATCTCAGGACGCCAGTTGCCGGACAAATCGGTAGATCTTTTGGATACGGCGTGCGCGAGGGTAAAGATCAGTATTAGTGCTCGTCCGGAACAGCTCGACGATCTTTACAAGGAAAAAGAGGCCTTGCTGCGCGAAATAAATGCGTTAAAACGAGACACTGAAAACGATCAGCAAGTCTCGACAAGTTCATTGAATAGCGCACAAGAGCAACTCGCCACCATTGATGACGGAATTGCCTCTCTGGAAGACAGGTGGCAAAAGGAAAAGGCGCAGGTTTCCGAAATTATTAATTTGCGCCAACAGATTTCCGCTTTGCAGAAAACACCAGTAGCGGATTCGAACCAGAAAGGTGAGGCGTCAACGCAAACGGAAGTTGCTCAAACATCATCCTCTGACCAGCGCGATGTACAACAGTTACGAAAAGCGTTGGTGGAAAAAGAAGCCGCCTTGCGTCAATTGCAAGGTCAACATCCTCTTATTCACTACCAGGTAACACCGGCCGTAGTCGAGCGCGTGGTGTCGGACTGGACAGGTATTCCTGTCGGCAATATGGTACAGGATGAAGCCAAGGCGATATTGGAGCTGGATGCCCGATTGCAGCAACGAATCAAGGGACAGGACCACGCGCTGGCGCGAATTGCTGAAGCGATACGTGCCTCGAAATCCGGATTGGCAAATCCGAAAACGCCTATCGGTGTGTTTCTGCTAGTCGGTCCGAGTGGTGTGGGTAAAACGGAAACCGGATTGGCGATAGCGGAACAGCTGTTTGGTGGTGAACGGTTTACCGTATCGGTGAATATGTCGGAGTTTCAGGAGAAACACACCGTCTCTCGCTTGATCGGATCGCCGCCGGGTTATGTTGGATACGGAGAGGGTGGCGTTTTGACCGAGGCTGTGCGCCAACGTCCCTATAGCGTGGTGTTACTTGACGAGGTTGAGAAGGCCGATCCGGAAGTCATGAATCTTTTCTATCAGGTTTTTGATAAAGGCGTATTGTCTGATGGTGAAGGACGCGTAATAGATTTTAAGAACACGATTATTCTGCTCACCAGCAATCTCGCTACCGATGAGATTATGGAAATGACAGACCCGGAATTGCCACCACCTTATGAAACAGTAATGGAAAACATAAGGCCAACGCTGAGCAAGCATTTCAAACCAGCGCTGTTGGCGCGTATGGATGTCATACCGTACTTCCCTATCGGGCGCGACGCTATGCGAGACATCGTTGCGATAAAATTGAACGTGTTGAAAAAACGGTTGCAAAACACAAGGCAAATTAAACTGGATTATCACGATCGCGTTCTGGATCAAATCGTTCAGCGTTGCACCGAGGTAGATACCGGGGCGCGCAATATTGACTACATCGTCAATCACAATTTAATGCCGCGTATTTCGACTCAGATTCTGCAACAGTTTGCCGGTGGTGGCAGTGTGTCACGTTTACAAATCGACGTAGATAAAAAAGGCGATTTTAGTTTGTCGTTTCTGGATGAGAGCAAACCAGGAAAGAGAAAATCTCAGAAGAAAAAAGAGGCTGCACCGGAGTTGGCATGA
- a CDS encoding DUF2236 domain-containing protein: protein MSKSAVEENLIYSLYYCRHPLAFRFGSYLALFRPMAIAHLVEKLYDFSDLRHHTFQRLQRTRLLIRDLIWYGINSEQGQKAIRHINVSHSKVDADNDAYRYVLCCFFLEPFRWNMRYEKTQISADNKQSVIDFWNEIGRRMGLSQLCRNEEEWLGFQQDYEHRFMRYSEQGRKLAQLSLNETPRLAFPPIASHLVRQVLRATFDENIRRTLRLQAPSSTSILLVKFLPALTMLAREKKKQTTIKAA, encoded by the coding sequence GTGAGCAAATCCGCTGTCGAGGAAAACCTGATTTATTCACTCTATTATTGCCGGCATCCGCTGGCGTTTCGTTTTGGCAGCTATCTTGCGCTTTTTCGTCCTATGGCTATTGCCCATCTCGTCGAGAAACTTTATGACTTTTCAGATCTGCGACATCATACGTTTCAGCGCCTGCAACGAACGCGATTATTGATTCGTGATTTGATTTGGTACGGCATAAATAGTGAGCAGGGCCAAAAGGCGATAAGACATATCAACGTGTCACACTCGAAAGTGGACGCCGATAACGATGCCTATCGTTACGTATTGTGTTGTTTTTTTCTTGAGCCTTTTCGTTGGAATATGCGCTATGAAAAAACGCAAATCTCTGCAGACAACAAGCAATCCGTGATTGATTTCTGGAATGAAATTGGCCGGCGCATGGGGCTTAGTCAGTTATGCCGCAATGAAGAAGAATGGCTTGGCTTTCAGCAGGACTACGAACACCGTTTTATGCGTTACAGCGAACAGGGACGGAAACTGGCTCAACTGTCACTCAATGAAACACCCAGACTGGCGTTTCCACCAATTGCGAGCCACCTCGTACGCCAGGTGTTGCGCGCGACATTTGATGAAAACATTCGGCGTACACTGCGCCTGCAAGCCCCGTCAAGCACCTCAATCTTATTGGTAAAATTCCTACCTGCGCTCACGATGCTGGCGAGAGAAAAGAAAAAACAAACCACTATCAAGGCCGCATGA
- a CDS encoding acetylserotonin O-methyltransferase: MSDNNANDSWGLPEGMDPMRVMQVASGYWNSCVLHAANRLDIFNLLDGQSKDLDTLTNETQSDRRCLSALLSALVSMDFLDRDGDVFMNNQFSNTFLVSSSKFYQGGIVYMFENWYEAWGGLYNTVKTGTPSALMHQEYSDEETRNYMMGMHNRALSQSDVLTAMFDLSGKKKLMDVGCGPATFSVKFCEKYEGLNAVAMDREQNLKIAGEIVDMYGMQDRVQLLPGDYNTDSLGSGNDAMLLSSMTNQESPENIRKLLKKCYDSMNDDGVIMIQEQLLHADKKGPQLAALIGVNQIINTVSGCSYSTAEMEEILRDVGFVDITSKQMAPPSPFIMVSGYKR; the protein is encoded by the coding sequence ATGTCTGATAATAATGCAAATGACAGTTGGGGATTACCGGAAGGAATGGACCCGATGCGTGTTATGCAAGTGGCTTCCGGATACTGGAATTCCTGCGTATTACACGCGGCAAATAGACTTGATATATTTAATCTGCTTGATGGCCAGTCGAAAGATCTCGATACTCTGACCAATGAAACTCAGTCTGATCGCCGCTGTTTAAGTGCATTATTGTCGGCGCTCGTGTCGATGGATTTTCTCGATCGCGATGGCGACGTGTTCATGAATAACCAGTTCTCCAATACCTTTCTTGTTAGCTCAAGCAAATTTTATCAGGGTGGTATCGTCTACATGTTTGAAAACTGGTATGAGGCCTGGGGTGGTTTGTATAACACCGTCAAAACAGGTACGCCATCAGCGTTAATGCATCAGGAATACAGTGACGAAGAAACGCGTAATTACATGATGGGCATGCACAATCGCGCCCTATCTCAGTCAGATGTTCTGACAGCAATGTTTGATCTCAGCGGAAAGAAAAAACTTATGGATGTTGGCTGCGGTCCCGCAACGTTCTCCGTTAAGTTTTGTGAAAAGTATGAAGGGCTGAATGCTGTTGCAATGGATCGCGAACAGAATTTGAAAATCGCGGGGGAAATCGTCGATATGTATGGCATGCAGGATCGTGTTCAATTGCTGCCAGGAGACTACAATACTGATAGCCTGGGAAGCGGTAACGACGCCATGCTATTGTCATCGATGACAAATCAGGAATCGCCGGAGAATATTCGCAAGTTATTGAAAAAGTGTTATGACTCGATGAACGACGACGGCGTGATCATGATACAGGAACAGCTGCTTCATGCGGATAAAAAAGGGCCGCAGCTTGCGGCGTTAATCGGCGTGAATCAAATCATTAATACGGTTTCAGGTTGTTCATACTCTACTGCGGAAATGGAAGAAATATTGCGTGATGTCGGGTTTGTTGATATCACATCCAAGCAAATGGCACCACCTAGTCCATTTATTATGGTGTCAGGGTATAAGCGATAA